A single window of Granulibacter bethesdensis DNA harbors:
- a CDS encoding thermonuclease family protein: MLGSMLSLGGIGCIAVFTPSLPSVSLLSLQNVLDQIRGSRMGTETQRDISLTASPAQVAVVDGETLRVADTVIRLAGVSAPNRGQQCRTPDGSRFDCGAASAEALAEIIKNRPVECEILGHDTNHHSLAICETQTEGRRTNQGTVINRAVVQAGWARAETHAEARAETLSAPLKTLGLTSDEEQARAAHRGLWRTYRPQF; this comes from the coding sequence ATGCTCGGCAGCATGCTGTCACTGGGCGGGATCGGGTGTATTGCGGTATTTACGCCATCCCTCCCGTCGGTTTCCCTTCTCTCGCTTCAGAATGTGCTCGACCAGATCAGAGGCAGCAGAATGGGGACAGAAACCCAGCGTGATATATCTTTGACCGCTTCGCCCGCACAGGTAGCCGTCGTCGATGGAGAGACATTGCGGGTTGCCGATACAGTTATACGGCTGGCAGGGGTTTCCGCTCCCAATCGCGGGCAGCAATGCAGAACGCCTGATGGAAGCCGTTTCGACTGCGGTGCAGCCTCTGCCGAGGCCCTGGCGGAAATCATCAAGAATCGTCCAGTCGAATGTGAAATATTAGGGCACGATACCAACCACCATTCTCTGGCCATCTGTGAAACCCAGACAGAAGGCCGGAGAACAAATCAGGGGACCGTCATTAATCGTGCTGTGGTTCAGGCCGGATGGGCCAGAGCAGAAACACATGCGGAAGCACGTGCAGAAACGCTCTCTGCCCCCCTGAAAACATTGGGCCTGACCTCTGATGAGGAGCAGGCACGGGCAGCCCATCGCGGATTGTGGCGCACGTATAGGCCGCAGTTTTAA
- a CDS encoding CHAD domain-containing protein: MTDTSALPPVVINTVAETAAAETLDLAPEIEPGHAPVTITMAFDPALAERLPRLTPLSRQRKGRMKTRSFRRIYHDTPDAAFFADHRALVVDGGMWRVESLATPPSLPGSQLDEQTLIAPIETLLASYGIEGGVMPIASVEGRQRSIVLSDQTRMDSEELTVFIEDGTIRNLTDTLPFGRIHIQGDARAIAALASELQENEEARLRIPETPLSMLAVSHGRGLPARPAAGLGAPEIDPGISTEDAARHIIGHLTLALLYWAPRIRLLKPGEIDKAALEPVHQIRVTLRRLRSAISIFSAVLACPELDNVKAHLKTIGTLLGPARDWDVFISQTGQTLLDTFPDHAALKRLMERASKQREQHYHTLLASLQTPGFDRLGLSLALLCQVRPWRQALHTLHDEVQHHCEECLNQPIEIFAAGVLKKRLKKLPANAPIAELPAAALHELRLHAKRLRYACEFFAACFPQKQGRRMIRRLSELQEELGILNDGAVAAGLMQEIDGKDGVQGAQARGIVLGFSAAHGASARQKIIAAWKHFHAAKPFWN, translated from the coding sequence ATGACTGACACATCTGCATTGCCTCCAGTCGTGATCAATACCGTGGCTGAGACAGCTGCTGCTGAAACGCTGGACCTTGCGCCGGAAATAGAACCAGGCCATGCCCCGGTGACGATAACAATGGCCTTTGATCCGGCCCTGGCAGAACGACTGCCACGCCTTACCCCGCTGTCACGCCAGCGCAAAGGCCGGATGAAAACGCGTTCCTTCCGGCGGATTTATCACGACACACCGGATGCGGCCTTTTTTGCCGATCATCGGGCTCTGGTTGTCGATGGGGGAATGTGGCGCGTGGAAAGTCTTGCCACCCCCCCTTCTCTGCCCGGTTCGCAACTGGATGAGCAGACTCTGATCGCCCCGATCGAAACCTTGCTTGCGTCGTACGGTATCGAGGGCGGTGTCATGCCGATCGCCTCCGTGGAAGGACGCCAGCGAAGTATCGTACTGAGCGATCAGACACGGATGGACAGTGAAGAACTGACCGTCTTCATTGAAGATGGCACAATCCGTAATCTGACCGACACGCTTCCGTTTGGCCGCATCCATATCCAGGGCGATGCAAGGGCCATCGCTGCATTGGCATCCGAGCTTCAGGAGAATGAGGAAGCCCGGCTTCGGATTCCGGAAACACCGCTTTCCATGCTAGCCGTTTCCCACGGGCGTGGACTGCCGGCCCGCCCCGCCGCCGGCCTTGGCGCACCGGAGATTGATCCCGGCATCAGCACCGAAGATGCCGCACGGCATATTATCGGGCATCTGACGTTGGCATTGCTTTACTGGGCGCCACGTATCCGCCTGCTGAAACCAGGCGAAATCGACAAAGCCGCGCTGGAGCCTGTGCACCAGATCCGTGTGACGCTGCGCCGCCTGCGTTCAGCCATATCGATTTTCTCCGCCGTACTGGCCTGTCCAGAGCTGGATAACGTCAAGGCGCATCTGAAAACAATCGGTACTCTGCTGGGGCCAGCACGCGACTGGGATGTATTTATCAGCCAGACTGGCCAGACCCTGTTGGACACCTTCCCTGATCATGCCGCGCTGAAACGCCTGATGGAGCGGGCCTCCAAACAGAGAGAACAGCATTACCACACCTTGCTGGCCAGTCTGCAAACCCCCGGTTTCGACAGGCTGGGGCTATCCCTCGCCCTGCTATGCCAGGTGCGGCCATGGCGACAGGCACTTCATACGCTCCATGACGAAGTGCAGCATCATTGTGAAGAATGCCTGAACCAGCCAATCGAAATCTTCGCCGCAGGGGTACTGAAAAAACGCCTGAAAAAACTGCCCGCCAACGCCCCGATCGCTGAGCTGCCTGCCGCAGCCCTGCATGAATTACGCCTGCATGCAAAACGTTTGCGCTATGCTTGCGAATTCTTTGCTGCCTGCTTCCCCCAGAAACAGGGACGCAGGATGATCCGCCGGCTGTCAGAACTTCAGGAAGAACTCGGCATCCTCAATGACGGAGCCGTGGCGGCAGGGCTGATGCAGGAAATTGACGGGAAGGACGGCGTGCAGGGCGCGCAGGCCCGCGGCATCGTGCTGGGCTTCTCCGCCGCCCATGGGGCCAGCGCCAGACAGAAGATTATCGCCGCCTGGAAACATTTCCATGCTGCAAAGCCGTTCTGGAACTGA
- a CDS encoding histidine phosphatase family protein, with amino-acid sequence MRQLLLLRHAKSAWDDPKLPDHARPLNDRGQRAAAAMHKAINALDLRPDLILVSSARRTIQTLEALEPWSHTPRIERMDALYLASSEQMIQVLNSVPETIGCVMLIGHNPGMHDLALTLGNPARDERTARVHLNEGYPTCALAQFALDQPWWGLLPGTARLTRFLTPSELPDMGQHD; translated from the coding sequence ATGCGCCAGCTCCTCCTCCTCCGTCACGCCAAATCGGCATGGGACGACCCCAAACTTCCGGACCATGCCCGTCCCCTGAATGATCGCGGTCAGCGTGCCGCTGCAGCCATGCACAAAGCTATCAACGCGCTTGATCTGCGGCCGGATCTCATTCTGGTTTCCTCCGCCCGTCGCACCATACAGACTCTGGAGGCGCTGGAGCCATGGTCGCATACTCCCCGTATAGAACGGATGGATGCGCTCTATCTCGCCTCATCCGAGCAGATGATCCAGGTTCTGAACAGCGTGCCGGAAACGATCGGCTGCGTCATGTTGATCGGCCATAATCCCGGCATGCATGATCTGGCGCTGACGCTTGGAAATCCGGCACGGGACGAGCGCACTGCACGCGTGCATCTGAACGAGGGCTATCCGACATGCGCGCTGGCACAATTCGCACTGGACCAGCCCTGGTGGGGACTGTTGCCCGGTACGGCGCGGCTGACACGCTTCCTTACCCCCTCTGAACTGCCTGATATGGGCCAACATGACTGA
- a CDS encoding metallophosphoesterase encodes MGMGEKFITVTDTPALDSVSAFPRHPPAGVPIRVIGDVHGDARAFTHAVTTDRFIIQLGDLTDGGPENGEVLRIMLDLLHRGRGLFLLGNHDLRLARRLAGRSVRPDPTLEETCAQIDTLHIPQIIHAIAHAPAWIVSGNRIFLHGGFHTDMLHTAPPFPVPIQDGRVHGVLARALYGEPTGQLQPDGYPERSLRWVDRIPKNLIVYCGHDNRSPDGRPLTMYGQRGGTAIFLDTGAGKGGHLSWIDLDS; translated from the coding sequence ATGGGTATGGGAGAGAAATTTATTACCGTGACGGACACACCAGCCCTGGACTCCGTCAGTGCTTTTCCGCGGCATCCCCCAGCCGGCGTTCCGATCCGCGTCATCGGCGATGTGCATGGCGATGCACGCGCGTTTACCCATGCCGTCACCACGGACCGCTTCATTATCCAGTTGGGTGACCTGACGGATGGCGGACCTGAAAACGGCGAAGTTCTGCGGATCATGCTCGACCTGCTTCATCGGGGGCGCGGCCTGTTCCTGCTCGGTAACCACGATCTGAGGCTGGCAAGGCGGCTGGCCGGACGATCCGTCCGGCCTGATCCGACGCTTGAAGAAACCTGTGCACAGATCGATACCCTCCATATCCCGCAGATCATTCATGCGATTGCCCATGCGCCAGCCTGGATTGTAAGCGGGAACCGCATCTTTCTGCATGGCGGTTTTCATACCGACATGCTGCATACCGCCCCTCCTTTCCCGGTTCCCATTCAGGATGGACGCGTACATGGCGTGCTGGCCCGTGCGCTGTATGGGGAACCAACCGGTCAGCTTCAGCCTGATGGTTATCCGGAGCGCAGTCTGCGCTGGGTTGACCGTATTCCGAAAAATCTCATCGTTTACTGCGGGCATGACAATCGCAGCCCGGATGGCCGGCCTCTGACGATGTATGGGCAACGTGGTGGAACAGCGATTTTTCTGGATACGGGGGCCGGGAAAGGCGGCCATCTGTCCTGGATAGACCTCGACTCCTGA
- the pdeM gene encoding ligase-associated DNA damage response endonuclease PdeM — MQSPPARSIPASISAGGETLLLDPSGAVWWPAERILMVADLHLEKGSAAAIRGSLLPPWDSAATLDALENLILHYRPAQVIALGDSFHDRYSLERMQPQDAARLHLISRSTTFRWVLGNHDPVASKGLSGTFHTEHGLKRFIFRHEAAPVPDGTLEFCGHHHPKASVPVRGTWLTRPCFVLSAERLMLPAFGTYTGGLDISSPVIAQLFPQGGRIFLRGHGRLFSFSMPSAPTQSANSRPMRNS; from the coding sequence ATGCAGTCTCCTCCAGCCCGCTCCATCCCCGCTTCCATCTCCGCCGGTGGGGAAACATTGCTGCTGGATCCGTCAGGCGCGGTATGGTGGCCTGCCGAGCGGATACTCATGGTGGCCGATCTGCATCTTGAAAAAGGCTCTGCTGCCGCCATCCGTGGATCGCTGCTGCCGCCATGGGACAGTGCTGCCACACTGGATGCGCTCGAAAACCTGATTCTGCATTATCGGCCGGCGCAGGTCATTGCGCTGGGGGACAGTTTTCACGACCGCTACAGTCTGGAACGCATGCAGCCGCAGGATGCAGCGCGCCTGCATTTGATCAGCCGATCCACGACCTTCCGTTGGGTGCTGGGTAATCATGATCCGGTGGCCAGCAAGGGACTAAGTGGCACCTTTCATACCGAGCATGGCCTGAAACGGTTCATTTTCAGGCACGAAGCCGCACCAGTGCCGGACGGAACCCTGGAATTCTGCGGCCATCACCACCCGAAAGCGAGCGTGCCGGTGAGAGGTACATGGCTGACCCGTCCCTGTTTCGTGTTGTCGGCGGAGAGACTGATGTTACCTGCTTTCGGCACCTATACTGGCGGGTTGGACATATCCTCCCCGGTGATCGCGCAGCTGTTTCCACAAGGGGGACGGATTTTTCTGCGCGGCCATGGGCGGTTGTTCAGTTTTTCAATGCCTTCCGCCCCCACGCAGTCTGCAAACAGCCGTCCCATGCGAAACAGCTGA
- a CDS encoding ligase-associated DNA damage response DEXH box helicase, producing MLPPRFAAWFERRGWTLRRHQAAMLDAAEADRSALLIAPTGGGKTLAGFLPSLITLARQADLPKGHPEGLHTLYVSPLKALATDIARNLTSPVQEMGLPIRIETRTGDTPSGRRARQRESPPHILLTTPESLSLLLSLEDAPTFFHGLQTVIIDEVHALAGTKRGDQLALCLARLRRLVPDLRVSGLSATAAHPQALRDYIGGDAIVIEEAGGAPPRLEMMLPSGRLPWSGHMGLAAAPAILERIKAAAMTIVFVNTRAQAELLFQALWRLNEETLPIALHHGSLELEQRERVEQAMASGLLRAVVATSSLDLGIDWGGVDQVLQVGAPKGVSRLLQRVGRASHRMDEASNAILVPANRFEVLECEAAIMGVSARELDGDPPGPGGLDVLAQHLLGMACSAPFHPDTMFEEVRQAAPYRMLDRKDFDDTLGFVENGGYTLSHYEQWHRLFRDSEGLLHVRSDRVARQWRMNIGTIVQSPMIKVRLRGNRGKRAEGRGTTLGEVEEYFASQLRPGDTFMFGGRLLRFVQLHDTVLEAEEGGDGDPMVPAYAGARLPLTTSLANRVRGMLQDRQGWQHLPDPVREWLEMQGIRSRLPGRDDLLIETFPRGDRWYMVAYCFEGRNAHQTLGMLVTKRMERLGMIPLGFVATDYVMATWSARQPTGLDRLFEEDILGDDLEAWMAESSMLRRIFRHVAVVSGLIERQQPGLKRSRRQVTINTDLIYDVLRRHQPDHILLRATRADAASGLTDIGRLGLLLRRARGHIRHMALSRVSPLAVPVLLEIGRESVLSAGSEEMLLAEAEALVEEAMMDDETALNRRISPPRYSSRSLSDGQIMQDDLFAVPPPDIRSRR from the coding sequence ATGCTCCCCCCTCGTTTTGCCGCCTGGTTCGAACGGCGCGGCTGGACGTTGCGGCGGCATCAGGCCGCCATGCTGGATGCAGCCGAAGCCGATCGCAGCGCCCTGCTGATTGCCCCGACCGGTGGCGGAAAAACGCTGGCCGGTTTTCTGCCCAGCCTGATCACTCTGGCCAGACAGGCCGACCTGCCAAAGGGACATCCAGAGGGGCTGCACACCCTTTATGTCAGCCCGCTCAAGGCTCTGGCGACCGATATCGCCCGTAATCTGACCTCTCCGGTCCAGGAAATGGGTCTGCCAATCCGGATCGAGACGCGCACCGGCGACACCCCGTCGGGCCGCCGCGCCCGCCAGCGGGAGAGCCCGCCGCATATCCTCCTGACAACACCGGAAAGCCTGAGCCTGCTGCTGTCGCTGGAAGACGCCCCCACGTTTTTCCATGGCCTGCAAACAGTGATCATCGACGAAGTACATGCGCTGGCCGGCACTAAAAGAGGCGATCAGCTGGCCCTCTGCCTGGCCCGGCTGCGCCGTCTGGTTCCAGACCTGCGCGTGTCAGGTCTGTCCGCTACTGCCGCTCATCCTCAGGCACTGCGCGATTATATCGGCGGCGATGCAATCGTCATCGAGGAAGCGGGTGGTGCTCCCCCCCGGCTGGAGATGATGTTGCCATCCGGCCGGCTGCCATGGTCCGGGCATATGGGGCTGGCAGCAGCCCCCGCTATTCTGGAGCGGATCAAAGCGGCCGCCATGACGATCGTGTTCGTCAACACCCGCGCACAGGCCGAGCTTCTGTTTCAGGCATTGTGGCGGCTGAATGAGGAAACGCTCCCCATTGCCCTGCATCATGGCAGTCTGGAGCTGGAACAGCGCGAACGCGTCGAACAGGCCATGGCCTCCGGTCTGTTGCGGGCCGTGGTGGCGACATCCTCGCTCGATCTCGGCATCGACTGGGGCGGAGTGGATCAGGTTCTTCAGGTAGGCGCCCCCAAAGGCGTCTCCCGCCTGTTGCAGCGGGTCGGACGCGCCAGCCACCGCATGGATGAAGCCAGCAATGCCATTCTGGTGCCTGCCAACAGGTTCGAGGTACTGGAATGCGAGGCCGCCATCATGGGGGTCTCCGCACGGGAACTGGATGGAGACCCGCCCGGCCCCGGCGGGCTGGATGTGCTGGCACAGCATCTGCTCGGGATGGCATGTTCCGCCCCGTTTCACCCGGATACGATGTTCGAGGAAGTACGGCAGGCCGCGCCCTATCGCATGCTCGACCGCAAGGATTTCGACGATACGCTCGGATTCGTTGAAAATGGTGGGTACACGCTGTCCCATTATGAACAGTGGCACAGGCTGTTTCGGGACAGCGAAGGCCTTCTGCATGTGCGCTCCGACCGTGTGGCACGGCAATGGCGGATGAATATCGGCACCATCGTGCAATCACCGATGATCAAGGTGCGCCTGCGCGGAAACCGGGGCAAACGTGCGGAAGGGCGCGGTACCACACTCGGCGAGGTCGAGGAGTATTTCGCCAGCCAGCTTCGTCCCGGTGATACATTCATGTTCGGTGGTCGGCTGCTGCGCTTCGTTCAGCTGCATGACACCGTGCTGGAGGCCGAGGAAGGTGGCGATGGCGATCCGATGGTCCCGGCCTATGCCGGGGCGAGATTGCCGCTGACGACCAGCCTCGCCAATCGGGTCCGCGGAATGTTGCAGGATCGACAGGGATGGCAACACCTGCCTGATCCGGTCAGGGAATGGCTGGAGATGCAAGGCATCCGCTCCCGCCTGCCCGGCCGTGACGACCTGCTGATCGAGACATTTCCGCGGGGTGATCGATGGTACATGGTGGCGTACTGCTTCGAAGGACGAAACGCCCACCAGACGCTCGGCATGCTGGTGACGAAGCGGATGGAGCGGCTCGGTATGATCCCGCTCGGCTTCGTCGCCACCGATTACGTGATGGCGACATGGAGCGCACGGCAGCCCACCGGTCTCGACCGGCTGTTCGAGGAAGACATACTGGGGGATGATCTGGAAGCATGGATGGCGGAAAGCTCCATGCTCCGGCGTATTTTCCGTCATGTCGCCGTGGTGTCCGGGCTGATCGAACGACAACAGCCGGGGCTGAAGCGCAGCCGACGTCAGGTCACCATCAATACAGATCTGATCTATGATGTGCTGCGCCGCCACCAGCCTGATCATATCCTGCTGCGGGCAACCCGGGCCGATGCCGCATCGGGACTGACCGATATTGGCCGTCTGGGACTGCTGCTGCGCCGGGCACGGGGCCACATCCGGCATATGGCGCTGTCCCGCGTTTCTCCGCTTGCGGTGCCGGTTCTGCTGGAAATCGGTCGCGAAAGCGTTCTCTCCGCCGGCTCGGAGGAAATGCTGCTGGCGGAGGCTGAAGCGCTGGTCGAGGAAGCCATGATGGACGATGAGACGGCCCTCAACAGAAGGATTTCTCCTCCCCGATATTCCAGCAGGTCATTGTCTGATGGACAAATCATGCAGGATGATCTGTTTGCCGTCCCTCCTCCGGATATTCGGTCCCGTCGCTGA
- a CDS encoding ligase-associated DNA damage response exonuclease, producing MHLSAPHPETWLRPLPQGLYCEPADLFIDPVVPVERAAITHAHADHARPGHGAVLATPETLAIMKTRMGVERAARSPQPLSYGEKITINDVGLRMEPAGHVLGSAQIMLEWRGSRVVISGDYKRAPDPSCAIFQPVPCDVFVTEATFALPVFRHPPADQEIGKLFDSLAVFPERTHLVGCYALGKCQRLIMLLRQAGWVAPIYLHGALMNVCRTYEALGVGLGDLRPVTSVPKEALRGGIVLAPPSALADRWSRRLHDPVPVLASGWMQVRQRARAKGVELPLVISDHADWDALLATIRDVQAPEIWVTHGREEALIHAAGLMGVTGRALRLIGYGEEDDDTAVAGGGITNGETTEAITTGGESV from the coding sequence ATGCATCTGAGCGCGCCCCATCCCGAGACATGGCTTCGGCCGCTGCCGCAGGGGCTTTACTGTGAACCGGCTGATCTGTTCATCGACCCGGTGGTGCCGGTGGAGCGTGCCGCCATTACCCATGCCCATGCCGATCATGCTCGCCCTGGGCATGGTGCGGTGCTGGCCACGCCGGAAACACTTGCCATCATGAAAACCCGCATGGGGGTGGAACGTGCGGCCCGCTCTCCGCAGCCACTATCTTATGGGGAAAAGATCACGATCAATGATGTGGGGCTGCGCATGGAACCGGCTGGCCATGTATTGGGCAGTGCACAGATTATGCTGGAATGGCGTGGCAGCCGTGTGGTCATCAGCGGCGACTACAAGCGTGCGCCCGACCCGAGTTGTGCCATTTTTCAGCCGGTTCCCTGCGATGTGTTTGTAACAGAGGCTACGTTTGCCCTGCCGGTCTTCCGCCACCCTCCGGCAGATCAGGAAATAGGCAAGCTTTTCGACAGTCTCGCGGTTTTTCCGGAGCGAACGCATCTGGTCGGCTGCTACGCGTTGGGAAAATGTCAGCGTCTGATCATGCTGCTGCGGCAGGCGGGGTGGGTTGCGCCGATCTATCTTCATGGAGCGTTGATGAATGTCTGCCGGACCTATGAGGCGCTTGGTGTGGGGTTGGGCGATCTCCGCCCCGTGACCTCCGTGCCGAAGGAGGCCCTGCGTGGAGGGATTGTGCTGGCGCCTCCCTCTGCGCTCGCTGATCGCTGGTCGCGCCGTTTGCATGATCCTGTGCCCGTTCTGGCCAGCGGCTGGATGCAGGTCAGGCAACGTGCCCGCGCTAAAGGGGTCGAACTGCCCTTGGTCATCAGCGATCATGCCGACTGGGACGCCTTGCTGGCCACAATCCGCGATGTGCAGGCCCCTGAAATCTGGGTAACCCACGGGCGGGAAGAAGCCCTGATCCATGCCGCCGGGTTGATGGGGGTGACGGGCCGCGCCCTGCGTCTCATCGGCTATGGTGAGGAAGATGACGATACCGCGGTGGCGGGGGGCGGGATAACAAACGGGGAGACGACAGAGGCGATTACAACGGGCGGAGAGTCCGTATGA
- a CDS encoding cisplatin damage response ATP-dependent DNA ligase gives MIAFAALLERLIYTPSRNARLALLQRFFETEPDPDRGYGLAALTGNLSFATAKPGLIRALAGQRVDTELFALSYDYVGDLAETTSLIWPVSVDTIPAAPPGLAEVVTTLQSTTKIDLPRIISAWLDSSNESVRFAILKLVTGNLRVGVSARLAKVALAGLSQGRIQPDEIEEVWHGLTPPYLTLFAWIEGHGPRPDPAGAPVFRPPMLAHPLEQPDLETLSLSEYRVEWKWDGIRVQIVSVPGGKRIFSRTGDDISASFPDVLETMNFDGVLDGELLVTREGEVAPFADLQQRLNRKSPGPASLKQHPAHVRLYDILFDEQERDLRGLSFDERRQHLERWFAVAAPLRMDLSGLITVENAEALIALREGARAASIEGLMLKRGDSPYVPGRPKGLWWKWKRNPLTVDAVIMYAQRGHGRRSSFYSDYTFGLWRDDGSGHEELVPVGKAYHGFTDQELIVLDRWVRNHTIARFGPVREVEKSFVLEIAFDAVQRSARHKSGIAMRFPRIARLRTDKPAAEADRLETLERMLT, from the coding sequence ATGATCGCTTTCGCAGCCCTGCTGGAGCGTCTGATCTATACGCCGTCACGCAATGCCAGGCTGGCTCTCCTGCAACGTTTTTTCGAAACCGAACCTGATCCCGATCGCGGATACGGGTTGGCGGCGCTGACTGGAAATCTGTCTTTTGCCACGGCAAAGCCGGGCCTGATTCGCGCATTGGCAGGGCAGCGTGTCGATACCGAATTATTTGCCCTGTCGTATGATTACGTCGGCGATCTGGCCGAAACGACGTCCCTGATCTGGCCGGTCTCTGTTGACACTATTCCGGCTGCCCCTCCCGGATTGGCAGAGGTCGTGACGACCCTTCAGAGCACCACCAAAATCGATCTGCCACGGATAATATCCGCATGGCTGGATTCGTCGAATGAATCGGTACGGTTCGCGATTCTCAAGCTGGTGACTGGCAATCTGCGGGTCGGTGTTTCTGCAAGGTTGGCCAAGGTTGCGTTGGCCGGGCTGTCACAGGGAAGGATCCAGCCGGATGAAATAGAGGAGGTATGGCATGGTCTGACGCCCCCCTATCTGACGCTGTTTGCATGGATCGAGGGGCATGGTCCCAGACCGGACCCTGCTGGCGCACCTGTGTTCCGTCCTCCCATGCTGGCGCATCCGCTGGAGCAGCCTGATCTGGAGACTCTTTCCCTCTCTGAATACCGGGTGGAGTGGAAATGGGACGGCATCCGGGTGCAGATCGTCTCCGTGCCGGGGGGAAAGCGCATTTTCTCCCGCACGGGCGATGATATCTCCGCTTCCTTTCCGGATGTGCTGGAGACCATGAATTTCGACGGCGTGCTGGATGGGGAATTGCTGGTTACACGGGAAGGGGAGGTGGCTCCGTTCGCTGATCTTCAGCAGCGACTCAACCGCAAATCTCCTGGCCCGGCTTCGTTGAAGCAGCATCCGGCCCATGTCAGGCTCTATGATATTCTGTTCGACGAACAGGAGCGTGATCTGCGGGGCCTGTCCTTCGATGAGCGCAGGCAGCATCTCGAGCGCTGGTTTGCCGTTGCGGCCCCGCTCCGCATGGATCTGTCCGGCCTGATCACGGTGGAGAATGCAGAGGCCCTCATTGCCTTGCGGGAGGGCGCGCGTGCGGCTTCGATCGAAGGGCTGATGCTCAAGCGTGGTGACAGTCCCTATGTGCCTGGACGGCCCAAAGGCTTGTGGTGGAAGTGGAAACGCAATCCGCTGACGGTTGATGCGGTGATCATGTATGCCCAGCGTGGCCATGGCAGGCGCAGCAGTTTCTATTCCGATTACACGTTCGGCTTATGGCGCGATGATGGTAGTGGGCATGAGGAACTGGTGCCTGTCGGCAAGGCCTATCACGGCTTTACGGATCAGGAGCTGATCGTGCTGGATCGCTGGGTACGCAATCACACCATTGCCCGGTTCGGCCCGGTGCGGGAGGTTGAAAAATCTTTCGTGCTGGAAATCGCTTTTGATGCGGTGCAAAGGTCGGCCCGCCACAAAAGCGGTATTGCCATGCGCTTCCCCAGAATAGCGCGCCTGCGGACCGATAAACCGGCGGCAGAGGCTGACCGGCTGGAGACCCTGGAGCGCATGCTTACCTGA
- a CDS encoding N-formylglutamate amidohydrolase has product MDYRVLDVSQEGPLSIVRPACQTVPMVIASGHSGNLYSPDFLSISRLDYDTLRKSEDCFVDELFDAAPELGAPILRAHFPRAWCDPNREAWELDPTMFEEALPDWVNTGSARVEAGLGTLARIVASGEPIYRRKLLFSEAAARVHDCWQPYHAALSQLIEETHSQFGICLLVDCHSMPSAVGLSGNRLPRRQNDADMVLGDLHGTSCANTITMAAEATLQRLGYAVRRNNPYAGGYVTQHYGRPGKAVHVLQIEIARALYMDEERYLKNAHFSFIRQAMTSLMSGLGATAALLSRTA; this is encoded by the coding sequence ATGGATTATCGGGTACTGGATGTCAGCCAGGAAGGTCCCCTCAGCATCGTCCGGCCGGCATGCCAGACGGTGCCGATGGTTATTGCTTCCGGTCATTCCGGCAATCTCTACAGCCCTGATTTTCTGTCCATTTCTCGCCTTGATTACGATACCCTGCGCAAAAGCGAAGATTGTTTTGTCGATGAACTTTTCGACGCCGCTCCCGAATTAGGAGCCCCGATCCTGCGCGCCCATTTTCCCCGCGCCTGGTGCGATCCCAATCGTGAAGCGTGGGAACTGGACCCGACCATGTTTGAAGAAGCCCTGCCTGACTGGGTCAATACCGGCAGTGCCAGGGTTGAGGCCGGTCTCGGTACGCTGGCCCGGATCGTTGCTTCGGGTGAGCCGATCTATCGCCGTAAGCTGCTGTTTTCAGAAGCCGCAGCCAGAGTCCATGATTGCTGGCAGCCATATCATGCCGCGCTGTCACAACTGATTGAGGAAACACACAGCCAGTTCGGTATCTGTCTGCTGGTCGATTGTCATTCCATGCCCTCTGCCGTCGGATTAAGTGGTAACCGACTACCTCGCCGTCAGAACGATGCTGACATGGTGTTAGGTGATTTGCACGGAACCTCCTGCGCCAATACCATCACCATGGCTGCGGAAGCCACTCTCCAGCGTCTTGGTTATGCCGTGCGACGGAATAACCCTTATGCAGGGGGTTACGTCACACAGCATTACGGGCGTCCGGGAAAGGCCGTGCATGTCCTGCAAATCGAAATTGCCCGAGCCCTGTATATGGATGAAGAGCGTTATCTGAAGAACGCTCATTTTTCATTCATTCGTCAGGCAATGACATCCTTGATGAGCGGGCTGGGTGCCACCGCCGCTCTTCTCTCCCGCACCGCCTGA